GACCAGCAATGTGCCCATTATTATGTTGTCTGCCAAGGATAGCGAATTTGACAAGGTTATTGGCTTGGAAATTGGAGCGGACGATTATGTGACCAAGCCTTTCTCTAACCGTGAATTGCAGGCCCGCGTCAAGGCTCTGCTTCGCCGGAGCGAGTTGACAGAGACCCAGTCCATTCCTGTTGTGGCTGGCAAGGCGGAATTGGTCATCGGAGACCTGGTGATTTTGCCCGATGCCTTTGTTGCCAAAAAACATGGTAAGGAATTGGAATTGACCCACCGGGAGTTCGAGCTGCTCTATCATCTGGCCCAACACATTGGTCAAGTCATGACCCGCGAGCACTTGCTGGAAACAGTTTGGGGCTATGATTACTTTGGTGATGTCCGGACGGTCGACGTGACGGTTCGTCGTTTGCGTGAGAAAATCGAAGACATTCCAAGCCGCCCTGAATACATCTTGACCCGCCGTGGCGTCGGGTACTTTATAAAAGCCAATGATTAATCAACTGCGTTACCTGATAACGACCTCGGAATTCTGGTTTATTGTCATCAGTATTGGCTTTGTGATTGCCATTACAGTTCTCTTGATTGAGAATTACCGGGACAATAAGCAGATTAAACAATTAAATGAACGTGTTAAGTCGCTCATGGAAGGGGATTATGCGGATGTTCTGGATTTAAGAGGTAGTCCGGAAATTACGGATATGACCAACTCCTTGAACGATTTGTCTGAAATGATTCGTCTGACGCATGATAATTTGGAACAGGAAAAAACACGCCTCAGTTCCATTTTGTCTTATATGAGTGATGGTGTCGTGGCAACCGATCGAATGGGGCGCATCATTATGATTAACGACATGGCCCAGAAACAATTAGGTTTGAGCGTACAGGAGGCGACGCAATCAGATATCTTGGATGTTTTGGAACTCCAGGAGGAATACAGCTTTCGTGAATTGCTGGCTCAGACACCGGAAATTGTGCTTGAGCACACCAATGAAAACCAGGAATTTCTGACACTTCGGGCAAATTTTGCGACCATTCGGAGCGAAAGTGGCTTGATTTCTGGTCTGGTTATTGTCCTGCATGATATGACTGAGCAGGCCAAGGAAGAGCGGGAGCGGCGGCTCTTTGTATCTAATGTTAGCCACGAGTTGCGGACACCTCTAACATCTGTCAAGTCTTATCTAGAAGCCTTGGACGAGGGTGCTATTACAGAAACGGTGGCTCCAAGCTTTGTCAAGGTTTCTCTAGATGAGACCAACCGCATGATGAGGATGATTACGGATCTCCTGAGCCTGTCACGTTTTGACAATCAAGTCGGTGAGTTGAATCTAGAATTGATTAACTTCACGGCCTTTGTCACCTTTATTCTCAACCGTTTTGATCAGATGAAGAATTCAGATTCTGAGAAGATTTATTCGATTGTGCGAGACTATCAGATTAGTCCGATTTGGATAGAAATTGATACGGACAAGATGACCCAGGTTTTGGACAATATCCTGAATAATGCAATCAAGTATTCGCCGGATGGGGGCAAAATCACTTTCAGTATGAAGACCACGGACAGTCAGCTGATTGTCTCCATCTCTGACCAAGGGCTGGGAATTCCCAAGGCTGATTTGCCTAAGATTTTTGACCGATTTTACCGGGTGGACAAGGCACGTTCGCGGTCCCAAGGGGGGACAGGTCTGGGCTTGGCCATTGCCAAGGAAATTGTGAAACAGCATAAAGGTTTTATTTGGGCCAAGTCAGAATATGGACATGGTTCGACCTTTACTATTGTCTTGCCATACAGTAAGGAAATCGCTATGGATGAGTGGGATGACACTCTTGAGGAAGAATAGGAGTTATGACGGAAGTAAGTTTTAAATATAGTATTTTGGCGTCTGGCTCCAGCGGCAATTGTTTTTATTTGGAGACGCCTAAGAAACGAATTTTGGTGGATGCGGGGCTTTCTGGTAAGAAAATTACCAGTCTCTTGGCAGAAATCGACCGCAAGCCAGATGATATTGATGCCATTTTGGTGACCCATGAGCACAGCGACCATATCCATGGAATCGGTGTTCTGGCCCGCAAATACGGTATGGACATTTATGCCAATGAGCAGACCTGGCAGGCCATGGACGGCAAGTTGGGCAAGATTGATATAGCACAAAAGCACATTTTTGAACTGGGGGTAACCAAGACCTTTGGTGACCTGGACATTGAGTCCTTCGGTGTTAGCCACGATGCGGCCTGTCCGCAGTTTTACCGTTTTATGAAGGATGATAAATCCTTTGTTATGCTGACGGATACGGGTTATGTCAGCGACCGGATGGCTGGGATTGTGGCCAATGCAGATGGCTATTTGATTGAGTCCAATCATGATATTGAAATCCTGCGTGCGGGTTCTTATTCGTGGAATTTGAAACAGCGGATTTTGTCGGATAAGGGGCATCTCTGCAATGAAGATGGAGCAGATGCCATGATTCGGACCCTGGGTAATCGGACTAAGAAAATCTATCTTGGTCACTTGTCCAAGGAAAACAATATTAAAGAACTGGCCCACATGACCATGGTCAATCAGCTGGCCCAGGCTGATTTGGGAGTAGGAGTGGATTTCCAAGTCTACGATACATCGCCCGATACGGCGACACCGCTGGTCTCCATTTGACAATCATAGCGTCAACAATTACATAGAGGAGAATCGCTGGCAGGCGGTTCTCTTTATCATTATTATTCGATAGACGGTATGAATCTAGAGCAATCAGTAAATCTGGTTGCTCTTCTTTTTGACGAAATAAGGTGGGATAGTAGTGGCAAATGTTTACAAATGCTCTTTTAAATTATGGAATTAAAGTGCAAATGTAATAGAGAAAGGAAATGATGTTATAGAAAATTTCCGATAATAATCTGCGCAAAATGTAAGCGCTCTGAAATTCATCTTCCGTCGGAAAAAATGAAACCTGATGTGGTATAATAAGTAGAAACTTTCTAGAATGAGGTCCGATGTGTCGAATAAATTGCCTTCGCGAGTGGGGCGAGAGGATAGGATTATCCCAAGGCGGTTGAACATGCTGTTTGCCATTGTCGTCTTCCTGTTTTCAGTCCTGATTGCTCGTTTAGTGGATATGCAGCTAATCAATAAAGATTTTTATGTCCAAAAATTAGAGACTGCCAGTCAAAAAGTGGTGTCAAGAAGCTCGGTCCGCGGTCAGATTTATGATGCCAAAGGTCTTCCGCTTGTTGAAAATAAGTTAAGCCAGGTGGTGTCCTTTACTCGGTCAAATAAAATCACTGCCAAAGGAATTCGGGATATTGCGGAAAAATTGGTAGCCTGGGTGTCCTTACCTGAGGATATTCGTGTGTCTGAGCGGGACAAGGCAGATTACCTCTTGGCGGATACAGATGTCTATGAAAAGGTTGTCGCAGAGCTCCCAAGAGAGAAGCGGTTCGGTATCGATGGAAACCTCCTGAGCGAAGGAACAATTTATGCCAATGCCGTAGAAAGTTTGGACCCCAAAGATTTACAATTGACGGAGGCTGAAGAGAAGGTTGTCTACCTCTTTACCCAAATGAACAAGGCTGGCTTTTTTGAGACCGTCCGCCTAGCAACCCAGCCCCTCAATGCAGAACAGATTGCCTTGATTGCTTCTCATGAGCAGGACATGCCCGGGGTTACAACAGTGACCAATTGGGACCGTCTTGTCAAAGATACCTCCCTTTCCTCGATTATTGGAACGGTGACGACGGAGCAGGTTGGTCTCCCTGCAGAAGATGCTGAAGATTATCTGGCCAAGGGCTATTATCTGAACGACCGTGTGGGAACTGCCTACCTTGAAAAGCAGTACGAAGGCGTCTTACAAGGACAACGAGAGCTCAAGGAAGTCAAGCTCAATCGAAATGGAAATGTCGAGTCTATCGATACAATCCAAGTAGGTCAAAAAGGAAATAATATCAAGTTGACCATTGATTTGGCTTTCCAAGATGGTGTCAATGCCATATTGAAGAAATACTTTGAAAGTGAGTTATCAACCGGAAGCGCACTCTATTCAGATGGTGTATATGCTGTAGCTTTAGAACCGACTACTGGTGCAGTGCTGGCCATGTCGGGTTATAAACATGAAAAGGGGACAAGTAGTATTACCGAGGATGCTCTTGGAACTATCACAAGCGTCTTTACTCCAGGTTCTATTGTCAAAGGTGCAACTATTTCATCTGGTTGGGAAAATGGAGTTATCAGTGGCAATCAAGTGCAGTTAGACGAACCAATCTATTTTGCAGGTTCAGCACCAATTACATCTTGGTATGGGGCCTATGGTAGTAATATTGATGCGACAGAGGCTCTGGAATATTCTTCAAACGCTTACATGGTAAAAATTGCTTTGGGGTTATTAGGTCAAACCTATTCGCCAAATATGTTTTTGAACGATGGAGATGCATTGACAAATGCGATGACAAAACTTCGTTCTACTTTTGCGGAATATGGATTAGGTGCTCCAACAGGAATTGACTTACCACTTGAATCAACAGGTTTCTTACCAGAAGAATATTCCACCGCAAACTTTATTACGAATGCATTTGGACAGTTTGATAACTATACACCGATGCAGATGGCTCAATATGTAGCGACAATCGCCAATAATGGAACTAGAGTAGCTCCTCACTTGGTGGAGGGGATTTATGGGAATAGTTCAGATGGGGGATTAGGTGATT
The sequence above is a segment of the Streptococcus suis genome. Coding sequences within it:
- the pbp2b gene encoding penicillin-binding protein PBP2B produces the protein MPSRVGREDRIIPRRLNMLFAIVVFLFSVLIARLVDMQLINKDFYVQKLETASQKVVSRSSVRGQIYDAKGLPLVENKLSQVVSFTRSNKITAKGIRDIAEKLVAWVSLPEDIRVSERDKADYLLADTDVYEKVVAELPREKRFGIDGNLLSEGTIYANAVESLDPKDLQLTEAEEKVVYLFTQMNKAGFFETVRLATQPLNAEQIALIASHEQDMPGVTTVTNWDRLVKDTSLSSIIGTVTTEQVGLPAEDAEDYLAKGYYLNDRVGTAYLEKQYEGVLQGQRELKEVKLNRNGNVESIDTIQVGQKGNNIKLTIDLAFQDGVNAILKKYFESELSTGSALYSDGVYAVALEPTTGAVLAMSGYKHEKGTSSITEDALGTITSVFTPGSIVKGATISSGWENGVISGNQVQLDEPIYFAGSAPITSWYGAYGSNIDATEALEYSSNAYMVKIALGLLGQTYSPNMFLNDGDALTNAMTKLRSTFAEYGLGAPTGIDLPLESTGFLPEEYSTANFITNAFGQFDNYTPMQMAQYVATIANNGTRVAPHLVEGIYGNSSDGGLGDLIEKKTSQELNKVAISAQDLAILQQGFYQVANGSGSFNTGRQISNGAAVSISAKTGTAETFTTDRNGQVISAVNTNIVAYAPSANPKIAVAVVLPNLTDFNSTASMTIVTEIINLYNSLYPMN
- a CDS encoding MBL fold metallo-hydrolase gives rise to the protein MTEVSFKYSILASGSSGNCFYLETPKKRILVDAGLSGKKITSLLAEIDRKPDDIDAILVTHEHSDHIHGIGVLARKYGMDIYANEQTWQAMDGKLGKIDIAQKHIFELGVTKTFGDLDIESFGVSHDAACPQFYRFMKDDKSFVMLTDTGYVSDRMAGIVANADGYLIESNHDIEILRAGSYSWNLKQRILSDKGHLCNEDGADAMIRTLGNRTKKIYLGHLSKENNIKELAHMTMVNQLAQADLGVGVDFQVYDTSPDTATPLVSI
- the yycF gene encoding response regulator YycF, whose product is MKKILVVDDERPISDIIKFNMTREGYEVVTAFDGREALEVFEAEFPDIVILDLMLPELDGLEVARNIRKTSNVPIIMLSAKDSEFDKVIGLEIGADDYVTKPFSNRELQARVKALLRRSELTETQSIPVVAGKAELVIGDLVILPDAFVAKKHGKELELTHREFELLYHLAQHIGQVMTREHLLETVWGYDYFGDVRTVDVTVRRLREKIEDIPSRPEYILTRRGVGYFIKAND
- the vicK gene encoding cell wall metabolism sensor histidine kinase VicK translates to MINQLRYLITTSEFWFIVISIGFVIAITVLLIENYRDNKQIKQLNERVKSLMEGDYADVLDLRGSPEITDMTNSLNDLSEMIRLTHDNLEQEKTRLSSILSYMSDGVVATDRMGRIIMINDMAQKQLGLSVQEATQSDILDVLELQEEYSFRELLAQTPEIVLEHTNENQEFLTLRANFATIRSESGLISGLVIVLHDMTEQAKEERERRLFVSNVSHELRTPLTSVKSYLEALDEGAITETVAPSFVKVSLDETNRMMRMITDLLSLSRFDNQVGELNLELINFTAFVTFILNRFDQMKNSDSEKIYSIVRDYQISPIWIEIDTDKMTQVLDNILNNAIKYSPDGGKITFSMKTTDSQLIVSISDQGLGIPKADLPKIFDRFYRVDKARSRSQGGTGLGLAIAKEIVKQHKGFIWAKSEYGHGSTFTIVLPYSKEIAMDEWDDTLEEE